The genomic region TTCGCACCTGTATTTAGCGATGTCGCTAAAGAGCGCGCTGGCGATGTTCGATTTGTTAAGATCGATACCGAAGCTCAACAGCAACTGGCGGCTACGTATCAAATCAGAAGCATCCCAACGGTGATGGTATTTAAGAACGGTCAACGAGTTGATACGATCAACGGTGCTTTACCGAAAGGTCAGTTTGATCAATGGCTTAATCAAGCTTTGGATAAATAAGTTTGCCTAAAATCATTCATTAACCGGCAAACAAAA from Vibrio gigantis harbors:
- the trxC gene encoding thioredoxin TrxC; translated protein: MSTFNTRCPSCGGVNRVPSERISESPTCGKCKNALLDGAPIEGTSLNFQSILNSSQPVVVDFWATWCNPCVGFAPVFSDVAKERAGDVRFVKIDTEAQQQLAATYQIRSIPTVMVFKNGQRVDTINGALPKGQFDQWLNQALDK